The genomic DNA TTGCGGAAAGAATATTAAAGCTTCCTGCCAGCTGGGTTATTTCATCGTTGCCACGGATTTCAATTGGCATGATCTGGGAATAATCCGCCTGGCTTGCCATTCTGTCAATATGTCCGATTATTTTTGTCAGGCGGCCTGTAACCAGAAATTTGAAAACAAAGAAAATTGAAAGAAACAGCCCGGCTATCCCTGCACTGATGAGAGCGAAATTAATGTTCAAGTCCTTCCAGAGGCGGTTGTGGATCTTACTTGTTGGCAGCGCTATGGTGTCAAGGCCCATGACCTGCCCCACCGGCAAATGGAAGGAAGCGTCAGGGCCGTAACGTTTTACCAATGAGTTCGGGGCGTCTGCCGGATCTCCATGGCATTGGAGACAGGAATCTTCCATTATCCGGGGGATGTAATGAGCAAGGTACTTCTGGTCGTTAAAGGTGATTCCGCCGGCCCAATGTTTCAAATCAGGATTTTTATTGAAATGATTTATCATCTGCTGTTCTTCAGGCCCGGCAATGTTAACGGGGTTGCGCGGATTATTGGATGAGAATTTCAGGATGATTTCAGGGAAGTCCTTTCGGACATTATTGAATATCGAACGGGCGATATAAGAAGTTGACATGGTTTCCGGTTCAAAATCCTCGGAATCGAGCAGTTCTGTCATTCTGGGTCGGATGATATCTTCAACATATTCTCGGATGGCCACATCAAAAGTCAAAGCAAGATGGATTTCCTCGTTGATCAGATCCTCAACGTATTTATGGGAAAGAAACCAGGTGCGGTAGGCGAGAAAGGAGGAGAAAACAAAGATAACCGTTGCAATGAGGAGGAAAAATTTAGTGCCGAGCTTCATATGCGCCCCGTTTCAGTCGATAGTTTGTCGGGATAATTTGATAATACTGTTTATATAGTAACGACAAGTGTTACTTATTGAAATAGCGTTTTTTTTCGGGCGGGCTGTGTAGATGATCAGTAAGTGTATTCAAGGGGTTAGGAGTCGAAGTTTATACCCCTTGTCGGTGCTTTCCTGCGATGCATGGCATCAATGTGGTTTTATTGCTATCTATTAAGGGTAAGGAGAATTTTGTTTGAAAGATTGCAAAAAAAAGGATGACCATCAGCTTTCAGCCGGAGCAGGTTATAGCGGGAAGGGCTATTTTTTTGAGGAGACTCGTGAAAGGTTTGAAATGCGAGGAGAACAGGCTCGTTTCCCTGGGATGCAACGAATCCGGATTACACAAAGTTTATGCAATATGGGCGGATTTCTGCCGGATGATCTCAAAAAGAATTATTGCGGTGGCAACCGAGGCGTTTAATGATTCCACCGGGCCGGCCATGGGGATTGTAATCAGAAAATCACACTGCTCTTTGACCAGCGGCCGGAGGCCTTTCTCCTCGCCGCCCATCACCAGACAGACCGGGCCGGAGAAATCGGTCTGATAAATCGACTGCTGGTCGGACTTGTCAGCGCCGAAAATCCAGAAGCCCTGTTTTTTGAGAATCTGCAGGGTGCTGGGAAGATTGGTGACCTGGCAGATCTTGGAGTGAACTATCGCCCCGGCGGAAACCTTTACAGTGGCGCCGGAAAGCGGTGCGGACCTGTCTTTTGGAATGATGATGCCGTCCACCCCGGCGGCAGTGGCCGAGCGGATGATGGCCCCGAGATTATGGGGGTCCTGGATGGAATCCAGGGCCAGCAGTATTTTTGACGCATGGGGCTTTGTGGTTTCGTGAATTATCGAATCAAGGGAAAGGGTTTCCATGGGCCAGATCCGGGCAATCACCCCCTGATGGTTCATTCGCTTGTTTTCGGTGAACAGCTCGGATTGCTCTTTGATGAGAACAGGAATTTTCTGCTGGCCCGCAAGGCTGACTATTTGCTGGATTTTTTCCGAAGATGGCGGCGCATTAAGAATTATTTCCTTGACCGCCGAAGATTTCAGGCTGATGAGTTCCATCACCGGATGGATTCCCCAGACCAAAGGATCATCGGCAGAGGTTTTTTTTGGGCCGGCAGCATTTCTGGATTGGTGTTTTCCTGGAACCGGTCGGTTGTTGGGTCTAGCCATTATTTTTGAGCTTCATGAGATCAAGGGGTTTTCCGTCTGCAGATCGTCTGTCTCTGCTCCGTTCGGCAATGATTATAAAACGGAGCATGTCAGCGGCAGTGTCCAGGGAATCATTAACGATTACATGATCGAATTTATCCAGTTCGAGGATCTCACGTCGGGCATTGGCAAGCCTCAACGCAATGGTCTCGGGAGTATCGCTTGCCCGGTTTGTCAGCCGTTTTTCCAGCTCCTCCCAGGAAGGGGGAACGATAAAGATGCTAATGGTGTTTTTTTCAGAAGCGGTGATCTGGCTCGCGCCCTGGACATCAATATCCAGGACAATATCAATCCCGCGGGCCAGTTGCTCATGTACCTTCTGTCTGCTGGTACCGTAGAAATTGCCATGTACCTCAGCCCATTCGAGAAATTCATTTTGCTCGCGCATGGCCAGAAAGGTTTCATGATCAATAAAAAAATAGTCTGTGCCGTTTTTTTCGCCTTTGCGCGCCAGCCTGGTTGTGTGAGACACCGAAAAGGCAATTTCCGGCAAAGAGGCAAAGGTTTTTTTAAGCAGGGTGGTCTTGCCGGTGCCGGAGGGTGCAGTTATGATGATCAGGTTGCCCTGGTTAGGCGTTTTCATCGCTGCTTGAGTCGTGCAAGGGCATGAACCGCATGGTAATGGTTTCGGGTTGTACAGAGGAAAGAATCACATGATCGCTGTCCATGATCAAAATGGACCTGGTTCTTCTGCCTTCGGTAACATCAATGAGTTTTTTTTCCTGCTTTGCGCGGTCCCGCAACTTTTTCATGGGAGAGGATTTCGGGTTGACAACCGCGAGAACTCTGCTTGCTACCACCGCGTTTCCAAAGCCAATGTTGATGAGTCGGGTATTCATATCTTTTCCTTGAATGAGAACTGATTATCTTAACAATAATTGCAGTATTATTGTTATTACGGGCACCAAAAGCAAGGGTTATTCGATGTTCTGGACCTGTTCGCGTAATTTTTCAACATTATTTTTAAGATCAACCGTCTTGTGCGCCATTGGGGCATCGCTGATTTTCGAGGCGATGGTGTTGACCTCGCGGAGGAATTCCTGCAGCAGAAAATCAAGCCTTCTGCCCACCGGCTCATCCAGATCCATGAACAGGGTGAACTGTTGAATGTGGCTCCGGAGACGGGTTATCTCTTCAGTGACATCGGTCTTGTCAATGAGAATGGCAATTTCCTGGGCCAGTCGCGCCGGATCAATGTTGATGCCGTTGAGCAAATTATCCAGCCGTTCCTTGAACAATATTCCTTTCTTTTCGATCAGGGCGGGAACGGAAAGATTGATTTCTTCGACGGTTTCGGAGATGCTCCCAAGCAGGCCGAGAAGTTCGGCTTTCAGGGATTTTCCTTCTGCCTGACGCATTTTCATGCCTTCGTTCAAGGCATCGGTAAGCGCTTTACTGATGTTTTGCCAGACCTCGTCAAGGTTCTCCTCGACATCCCTTGGGGAGATAATGTCCTTGTATCCGAAAAGCATGTTCAGGTCCGGTTCTCCCGTCAGTTTCAGGGCATTCTTGATTGTTTTAAGGCAGTTGTAATATTCTCTGGCCAGCTGAATGTTCGGCTCAAGATGTACCGTGTCGGTCTGGACACCTGAAAAATTGACAGATACCTCGATCCTGCCCCTGGAGTAAAATTGCGAAATAAGTTTTTTGATACGCTCTTCAAGGCCTGAATATTTACGGGCAATTTTTATGATGATATCGCTGTAGCGATGATTCACCGAGCGGATCTCAATCGTCCATGTTCTGTCGTTTTCCGTGCATTCACCGCGGCCAAAGGAAGTCATGCTGAGGGGTTGGGTCATTTTATGGTCTCCAGGAGTTCATCGGTGCTTGCGGTTGCCGTGCCGACCTTGCCGACCACTATTCCCGCGGCATAATTTGCCAGGGTTGCAGCATCGGCACAGGTCATGCCGGACGCCAGGCCCAACGCCAGGGTGGCGATTACCGTATCCCCTGCACCGGTGACATCATAGACTTCTTTGGCAACCGTGGGGATTGAAAACAGTTCTTTGCCTTTTTCCATGAGCGCCATTCCCGCTTCACCGCGGGTGATGAGCACGGCCTGGCAATTAAAGGTGTTGAGGAGATTATCGGCGGCGCGCATGAGGCTTTCATTGTCCTCAATGGCGACACCGGACATGAGTTCCGCTTCATGGTTGTTCGGGGTGATAATTGTTACATCCTTGAAAAGCTCGGGCCTTCCGGGTTTTGGATCGACAATCAGCGGAATGGGCTTTCGGCATTTTTTTAACCGGGCCTGGAGTTGAGTCATGATTTCGTCG from Pseudomonadota bacterium includes the following:
- the rlmB gene encoding 23S rRNA (guanosine(2251)-2'-O)-methyltransferase RlmB gives rise to the protein MARPNNRPVPGKHQSRNAAGPKKTSADDPLVWGIHPVMELISLKSSAVKEIILNAPPSSEKIQQIVSLAGQQKIPVLIKEQSELFTENKRMNHQGVIARIWPMETLSLDSIIHETTKPHASKILLALDSIQDPHNLGAIIRSATAAGVDGIIIPKDRSAPLSGATVKVSAGAIVHSKICQVTNLPSTLQILKKQGFWIFGADKSDQQSIYQTDFSGPVCLVMGGEEKGLRPLVKEQCDFLITIPMAGPVESLNASVATAIILFEIIRQKSAHIA
- the gmk gene encoding guanylate kinase, translating into MKTPNQGNLIIITAPSGTGKTTLLKKTFASLPEIAFSVSHTTRLARKGEKNGTDYFFIDHETFLAMREQNEFLEWAEVHGNFYGTSRQKVHEQLARGIDIVLDIDVQGASQITASEKNTISIFIVPPSWEELEKRLTNRASDTPETIALRLANARREILELDKFDHVIVNDSLDTAADMLRFIIIAERSRDRRSADGKPLDLMKLKNNG
- a CDS encoding DUF370 domain-containing protein — protein: MNTRLINIGFGNAVVASRVLAVVNPKSSPMKKLRDRAKQEKKLIDVTEGRRTRSILIMDSDHVILSSVQPETITMRFMPLHDSSSDENA
- a CDS encoding YicC family protein; the protein is MTQPLSMTSFGRGECTENDRTWTIEIRSVNHRYSDIIIKIARKYSGLEERIKKLISQFYSRGRIEVSVNFSGVQTDTVHLEPNIQLAREYYNCLKTIKNALKLTGEPDLNMLFGYKDIISPRDVEENLDEVWQNISKALTDALNEGMKMRQAEGKSLKAELLGLLGSISETVEEINLSVPALIEKKGILFKERLDNLLNGINIDPARLAQEIAILIDKTDVTEEITRLRSHIQQFTLFMDLDEPVGRRLDFLLQEFLREVNTIASKISDAPMAHKTVDLKNNVEKLREQVQNIE